A region from the Rhizoctonia solani chromosome 13, complete sequence genome encodes:
- a CDS encoding ribosomal protein L11, N-terminal domain, translated as MPPKLDPNEIKIIYLRATGGEVGASSALAPKIGPLGLSPKKVGEDIAKATGAWKGTMRSKSLAKNLAGGVKEILGTCQSVGCTVDGKPAHDVIDGINSGEVEVPDDEKHGVKNRTSSPWSNMMARGGQSYEVGRVDLEELGVEGLRSFDVGDERPLEARAAAYGKQPTGDGREETELGAEGGSLLHPVLEETRRVASRVKPDQGRCASSERYSPNRWIDAPSLVPASPVVDETFTKSERHHRLRVALENIGPAYYRPSTEALSLLQSTCVALVGLGGSAVAADAAIDMRRPRVGLGGSAVAADESVYPDVRGEGAPDPEFRCNGLPHPDARRVSPEARGGGVVGVFKSRCAGGETEIEGTQLAPGANDRWNRGDVCASIWAESGDICALLFEEEEEIGFYHAEHEQYRIEKTHNHLQLGEKHDHLEDAAGTEDQQTRVKSDWPLIEEY; from the exons ATGCCGCCAAAACTC GACCCCAACGAGATCAAGATCATCTACCTGCGTGCGACTGGTGGTGAAGTCGGAGCCTCTTCGGCGCTCGCGCCCAAGATTGGTCCTCTTGGTCTA TCTCCAAAGAAGGTCGGAGAAGATATCGCAAAGGCGACTGGCGCATGGAAGG GAACAATGCGCTCCAAGTCGCTCGCAAAGAACTTGGCTGGTGGTGTCAAGGAGATCCTTGGAACTTGCCAG TCTGTTGGCTGCACTGTTGACGGCAAGCCTGCTCACGACGTCATTGATGGGATCAACTCGGGAGAGGTCGAGGTCCCCGATGA TGAGAAGCATGGCGTTAAGAATCGTACTTCAAGCCCATGGTCGAATATGA TGGCGCGGGGAGGACAATCGTACGAGGTTGGACGCGTGGACCTTGAGGAACTCGGAGTTGAAGGTTTGCGCTCATTCGACGTAGGGGACGAGCGACCTCTGGAGGCGAGGGCAGCTGCGTATGGGAAACAACCAACAGGCGACGGACGAGAAGAGACGGAACTCGGAGCCGAGGGCGGTTCTCTCCTGCACCCTGTACTAGAAGAAACAAGACGCGTCGCGTCTAGAGTCAAGCCGGATCAGGGCAGGTGCGCCAGTTCGGAAAGATACAGTCCGAACAGATGGATAGATGCGCCGTCGTTGGTCCCAGCGTCCCCCGTAGTCGACGAGACATTCACCAAATCGGAAAGACACCATCGAC TCCGCGTCGCGCTCGAGAACATCGGGCCAGCATACTATCGTCCCTCGACGGAGGCTCTGTCTCTTCTGCAATCGACATGCGTCGCCCTCGTCGGGCTCGGCGGGTCCGCTGTAGCTGCGGAT GCTGCAATCGACATGCGTCGCCCTCGGGTCGGGCTCGGCGGGTCCGCTGTAGCTGCGGAT GAATCTGTATACCCCGACGTTCGTGGTGAAGGAGCTCCCGATCCCGAGTTTCGCTGCAACGGTCTTCCACATCCCGACGCACGCCGAGTTTCACCTGAGGCGCGAGGAGGAGGGGTGGTAGGTGTATTCAAGTCTCGTTGTGCAGGGGGCGAAACGGAGATAGAGGGTACCCAGCTTGCACCTGGAGCAAACGACCGTTGGAATAGGGGAGACGTCTGTGCGAGCATTTGGGCCGAGTCGGGCGATATATGCGCCCTGTTGttcgaggaagaggaagagatTGGCTTCTATCACGCTGAGCACGAGCAGTATCGGATCGAGAAGACGCATAACCACCTTCAGCTCGGGGAGAAACATGACCACCTTGAGGACGCGGCGGGAACCGAGGACCAGCAGACAAGGGTGAAGTCGGACTGGCCCCTAATCGAGGAGTACTAG
- a CDS encoding Organic solute transporter Ostalpha yields the protein MGPCPLHRAPPAPPLIQSGQVHFQARHVGYIVSSFFTLVSVVATAWLVQKHLKWYSCKPQQRHIVRLLFMVPIYAIITLASYLSLSHATSLLLIRDAYESVVLASFFSLLLEYIAGPRHPPDPHPDKSNPKSKSKSRFKRKEKRRDEEREHLDTESVRTQVEDDQVELLDGVETINQPLSKSERATVVHKVFYRVPMYPASHPLRTDPQNAHKPLKWIFPLGAVSARPKDGLSYLHWMKWGVLQYCIVRPGQELKPYNPLLKLFAVKAVVFLTFWQSALLSGLASLDIIKDTEYMTAEDIVVGFSALLQTFEMMYARGFTRQGVSYIPYKRIARIRADNHVQPTLDRPQVRDPDPDMPPLLSPPPTNAREQKTRPCGPGPAQTPVPNLVQAFTFTDTFRDLRAGVYFFGRGASREADDMCRREERFRQVFGRERVQPSFLKVSGYKGLPQDDGRAIPGVRCSPLPTPPKEE from the exons ATGGGTCCATGTCCGCTCCATCGGGCGCCTCCTGCTCCCCCGTTGATTCAGAGCGGTCAGGTCCACTTTCAGG CTCGGCACGTCGGGTACATTGTGTCCTCGTTCTTTACGCTTGTGTCCGTGGTCGCAACTGCATGGCTCGTCCAGAAACATCTCAAGTGGTATTCTTGT AAACCCCAACAACGAC ACATCGTCAGACTCTTGTTCATGGTCCCCATATATGCCAT AATCACCCTCGCGTCATACCTCTCCCTGTCCCATGCGACGTCCTTGTTGCTTATTCGGGACGCATACGAATCGGTCGTTCTTGcttctttcttttccttgttgCTCGAGTATATCGCTGGACCCCGACATCCCCCCGATCCGCACCCTGACAAGTCCAatcccaagtccaagtccaagtccaggTTTAAACGCAAGGAGAAACGCAGGGACGAAGAGCGTGAACACCTCGATACCGAAAGCGTTCGCACCCAGGTCGAGGATGACCAAGTCGAACTTTTGGACGGTGTGGAAACGATCAATCAGCCGTTGAGTAAATCCGAGCGAGCGACGGTTGTGCACAAGGTGTTTTATCGTGTGCCGATGTATCCTG CCTCCCATCCGCTCCGAACAGACCCTCAGAACGCGCACAAGCCCCTCAAGTGGATATTTCCCTTGGGTGCCGTCAGTGCTCGCCCCAAGGACGGGCTGTCGTATCTCCACTGGATGAAATGGGGTGTGTTGCAGTATTGTATTGTTAGACCTGG TCAAGAATTGAAGCCTTATAATCCACTGTTAAAG CTGTTTGCAGTCAAGGCAGTCGTATTTCTTACATTTTGGCAGTCGGCGTTGCTCTCGGGGCTGGCGTCGttggatatcatcaaggat ACTGAATATATGACGGCGGAAGATATCGTCGTTGGGTTTTCAGCCCTCTTGCAGACATTCGAGATGATGTATGCTC GTGGGTTTACACGTCAAGGCGTTTCGTACATCCCATACAAACGGATCGCCCGAATTCGCGCAGACAATCATGTCCAACCCACCTTAGACCGACCCCAGGTCCGAGATCCAGATCCAGACATGCCCCCTCTTCTCTCCCCCCCACCGACGAACGCGCGCGAACAGAAAACCCGACCGTGCGGTCCCGGCCCCGCCCAAACGCCAGTTCCCAACCTCGTCCAAGCGTTCACGTTTACAGACACATTTCGAGACCTCCGAGCTGGGGTGTACTTTTTCGGCAGGGGTGCGAGTCGAGAGGCCGATGACATGTGTAGGCGCGAGGAGAGGTTTAGGCAGGTGTTTGGGAGGGAACGCGTTCAGCC ATCGTTTTTAAAGGTGTCTGGGTACAAGGGTCTTCCTCAGGATGATGGACGGGCTATTCCGGGTGTGCGCTGTAGTCCTCTTCCGACCCCACCAAAGGAAGAATGA
- a CDS encoding importin subunit beta-2 yields the protein MSWSPQAGGLQEVEQVLRDSTQNQSAEVQKAMTLRLQSFMQVPDYPCYLAHILAFSGTEEERVRTVAGLVLKNAAKGIASAQPQVVSYVKETVLRAYADTSAMVRNAAAQVIVVVLGALEPANWPEALAALLHGLDGDVAAQEAAFGVLEKCCEDYPRKLEAEIHGTRPTDVLIPRFLALADADASKIRTLALTCLSHFIPVASPVLWSHIDSLLAVLFKHASDPAADVRRQVCQALVLLLAARPDKLLPALGNVADYMLFSTQDQDENVALEACEFWLTFAEDPDLGDHLRPLLPRVAPVLLSCMVYGEDDLIWLAGDEDDADVPDRPEDIKPKHFGAKAHGLESESSAEKPAGPAGDDDEDEYDDFDDDDDLSTEWNLRKCAAAAVDVIAVRFGADLLQILMPHLRDRLWSQDWIQRESGILALGAMAEGCIEAIEPYLAELIPFLINTLNDPKPLVRSITCWTLGRYASWCTSNPSEEHRNKYFVPAMEGLLRMVLDNNKRVQEAGCSAFATLEEDAGPALEPYLDPILRNLVFAFQKYQAKNLLILYDAIGTLADAVGSALNRKEVLDVLMPPLVERWGRLSNDDEDLIPLLECLSSVTVACGTGFLPYAEPVFRRCVEIVHGSLLQYQAFQQQPETRAEPDKVFLIVALDLLSGLTQGLGAQIISLVQGSQPPLLQLLAVCLKHPDPPVRQSGYALVGDMAISCFAVLRPVIPQIMPELIEQIMPEPKMEFVSACNNAAWSVGEVALHYGNDPEFAQWVTPLIQRLIPILLSPKSPKSLTENAAVTIGRLALVQPDMVSPHLEVFAQPWCQALSEIKDNDEKDSAFRGFCGLIERNPSGIAKAFVFFCNAVVRWTAPSQELNDLFSKILHGFKQMSGSQWEAQMAAFPEGIQERLRSRYQV from the exons ATGAGTTGGAGCCCGCAAGCCGGCGGCCTACAAGAGGTCGAGCAAGTGCTACGCGACAGCACGCAGAATCAGTCGGCCGAGGTGCAAAAGGCGATGACGCTGCGACTGCAATCGTTTATGCAAGTGCCGGACTATCCGTGCTATCTGGCCCACATCCTCGCGTTTTCGGGCACGGAAGAGGAGCGGGTGCGGACTGTGGCGGGGCTGGTGCTCAAGAACGCGGCCAAGGGGATCGCGAGTGCACAGCCGCAAGTGGTGAGCTACGTGAAAGAGACGGTGCTTAGGGCATATGCGGACACGAGTGCCATGGTGCGCAATGCCGCTGCCCAGGTCATTGTCGTTGTGCTCGGTGCGCTCGAGCCTGCCAACTGGCCCGAGGCACTGGCGGCCCTGCTGCACGGCCTGGACGGCGATGTCGCGGCCCAAGAGGCGGCCTTTGGCGTGCTCGAAAAATGCTGCGAAGACTATCCGCGCAAGCTCGAGGCCGAGATCCACGGCACACGACCCACCGACGTCCTCATTCCCCGCTTCCTCGCCCTCGCCGACGCTGACGCAAGCAAGATCCGCACCCTCGCCCTCACCTGTCTCTCCCACTTTATCCCTGTCGCGTCCCCCGTGCTCTGGTCCCACATCGACTCGCTCCTTGCGGTATTGTTCAAGCACGCATCCGACCCCGCTGCCGATGTCCGTCGCCAGGTCTGCCAGGCCCTCGTTCTCCTCCTCGCTGCCCGTCCCGACAAGCTGCTCCCTGCACTGGGCAATGTCGCCGACTACATGCTCTTTTCCACCCAGGACCAGGACGAAAACGTCGCCCTCGAGGCATGCGAGTTCTGGCTCACCTTTGCCGAAGACCCTGATCTTGGAGACCACCTCCGTCCGCTTCTCCCGCGTGTCGCCCCGGTCCTGCTCTCCTGCATGGTCTATGGCGAGGACGATCTCATCTGGCTCGCGGGAGATGAAGACGACGCGGACGTGCCCGACAGACCAGAAGATATCAAACCCAAGCATTTCGGCGCCAAGGCACACGGTCTCGAGTCGGAATCCTCGGCTGAAAAGCCCGCTGGTCCCGCTGGAGAcgatgacgaggacgagTATGATGATTTcgacgatgatgatgaccTTTCCACCGAGTGGAATCTCCGCAAATGCGCCGCCGCAGCCGTCGACGTGATTGCCGTCAG ATTCGGAGCCGACCTCTTGCAGATCCTCATGCCCCATTTGCGAGATCGTCTCTGGAGCCAAGACTGGATCCAGCGCGAGAGCGGTATTCTCGCCTTGGGCGCCATGGCAGAAG GATGCATCGAGGCCATCGAGCCCTATCTCGCCGAACTCATTCCGTTCTTGATCAACACGCTCAACGATCCCAAG CCCCTCGTTCGTTCCATCACATGCTGGACACTCGGCCGCTATGCGAGCTGGTGCACCTCCAACCCGAGCGAAGAGCACAGGAACAAGTATTTCGTGCCTGCCATGGAGGGC CTCCTTCGTATGGTTCTGGACAACAACAAGCGTGTTCAAGAGGCTGGCTGTTCGGCATTTGCCACACTCGAAGAAGACGCTGGACCAGCTCTcgaaccatatttggaccCTATCCTCAG GAACCTGGTGTTCGCCTTTCAAAAATACCAAGCTAAAAACTTGCTCATCCTCTACGACGCGATCGGTACACTCGCAGACGCAGTCGGCAGCGCTCTCAATCGTAAAGAagtcctcgacgtccttatgCCTCCGCTCGTGGAACGTTGGGGCCGTCTGAGCAACGACGACGAGGACCTGATTCCGCTTTTAGAG TGCCTGTCCAGCGTAACAGTCGCGTGCGGAACCGGGTTCCTGCCGTATGCCGAGCCCGTGTTCAGACGGTGCGTCGAGATTGTGCACGGCTCGCTGTTGCAGTACCAGGCGTTCCAGCAACAGCCCGAGACGAGGGCCGAACCCGACAAG GTCTTTTTGATCGTCGCGTTGGATCTGTTGAGCGGTCTCACGCAAGGCTTGGGCGCACAGATTATCTCGCTCGTCCAAGGAAGCCAGCCACCGCTGCTCCAGCTCTTGGCAGTATGCTTAAAG CACCCCGATCCACCGGTCCGCCAATCCGGGTACGCGCTCGTAGGAGACATGGCCATTTCGTGCTTTGCCGTCTTGCGCCCGGTCATTCCGCAGATCATGCCCGAGCTCATCGAGCAGATTATGCCCGAGCCCAAGATGGAGTTTGTGAGCGCTTGCAACAATGCTGCGTGGAGCGTGGGCGAAGTCGCGCTGCATTACGGAAACG ATCCGGAATTCGCACAATGGGTCACGCCGCTTATCCAGCGCCTCATTCCGATCCTGTTGAGCCCCAAGAGCCCCAAGAGTTTGACCGAGAACGCGGCGGTGACGATCGGGAGATTGGCCCTTGTCCAGCCGGACATGGTGAGCCCGCATCTCGAAGTGTTTGCCCAACCTTG GTGTCAGGCCTTGTCCGAGATTAAAGACAACGACGAAAAGGATTCGGCGTTTAGAGGTTTCTGTGGGTTGATCGAGAGGAACCCGAGCGGGATCGCCAAG GCGTTTGTGTTCTTCTGCAATGCGGTCGTGAGGTGGACCGCGCCTTCGCAAGAGCTCAACGACTTGTTCTCCAAG ATATTACACGGCTTCAAGCAAATGAGCGGATCGCAATGGGAGGCGCAAATGGCGGCTTTCCCCGAGGGCATACAGGAACGGTTGAGGTCACGTTATCAGGTCTAG
- a CDS encoding legume-like lectin — translation MWTRLNLAAALILLAAAGTNAQQKARKNHTIEQTVPLRTHSIYAPYVDQDLQNRWFSFGGNAYVNTNKHIRLTRDKPSQAGWLWSRLPLTASSYEIIIEFKASLTWDQWLMAINTLIADGFAIWLTDTRTESGPVFGSVDKFVGLGIFIDTYANSRHTYAFPRIMGMLGDGKTVYDVGNDGASNELAACSANVRKTDIATKLKLTYFKDEYLNVQLHYKGWDEWTECFTVYDVSLPNTPYLGFTAHTGDISDNHDIISVSTSSAILADAPINMPTKKSGSSSGFWTFLSFLVKLAGVSLVGVAALAGYRAYARNAKRRGGFGGLGGGMPQWDNKHF, via the exons ATGTGGACTCGGTTAAATCTTGCGGCTGCCTTAATACTACTTGCGGCGGCTGGGACCAACGCACAGCAAAAAGCTCGGAAAAATCACACTATTGAGCAG ACTGTTCCCCTG CGAACACATTCAATTTATGCCC CTTATGTCGACCAAGATCTACAAAATAG ATGGTTTTCCTTTGGTGGAAATGCCTACGTG AACACCAACAAACATATCCGA CTTACACGAGACAAACCCTCTCAAGCCGGATGGCTCTGGTCGCGCCTGCCCTTGACCGCGTCAAGTTACGAAATCATTATCGAATTCAAGGCGAGTTTGACTTGGGATCAATGGCTCATGGCTATTAACACGTTGATCGCAG ACGGATTCGCAATATGGTTAACCGACACACGCACCGAATCCGGGCCAGTATTTGGCTCAGTTG ACAAGTTTGTGGGACTTGGTATCTTCATAGATAC ATACGCCAACTCGAGACATACCTATGCGTTCCCTCGTATCATGGGCATGTTGGGAGATGGTAAGACGGTCTATGATGTCGGAAACGATGGTGCTTCAAACGAGCTTGCTGCCTGTTCG GCGAATGTCAGGAAAACGGATATCGCGACAAAGCTCAAGTTGACATACTTCAAGGACGAGTATCTCAAC GTTCAACTGCATTACAAAGGCT GGGACGAATGGACAGAATGTTTCACGGTATACGACGTTTCCCTTCCCAACACGCCGTATCTAGGATTCACCGCCCACACCGGAGATATATCCGATAACCACGA CATCATCTCGGTCTCGACGTCATCGGCTATCCTCGCCGATGCGCCTATAAACATGCCCACAAAGAAATCAGGCTCCTCGTCCGGGTTCTGGACCTTCCTCTCCTTCCTCGTCAAACTCGCCGGTGTATCTCTGGTCGGTGTCGCAGCGCTGGCGGGATACCGAGCCTATGCCCGAAACGCAAAGCGCCGTGGAGGATTTGGGGGACTGGGAGGGGGAATGCCACAATGGGATAACAAGCACTTTTAA
- a CDS encoding eukaryotic translation initiation factor 4G, giving the protein MEAPKTRKDTLSLNLVKLLLEQLQSKEDLDTIARQLVALVSPLQGQSRVELCTQISRLIFERYSYNPGKDSAELYTVLCHSLLASKRHAPVAGTSNQIVVVHNKLFNLCINSIAPVSLPEIIVPGKPTLLASDGGLDLAAGCTKVTKLSIESISHLVSKLFEYGLISVAQVYQCTCEITKLSPTQYAKDGLLGLCTLLETDGYGLNTPIWAAEIEQLLEWGKKITAELNADDHVVQRMEGITANLKGSSYSKLVVNTQYRELSISPSGSCLDESDLAENNYGSHPLETLVELSLSPHSPSTQAQQSKYQVLELLQKLKARDFDRVSEKIIEHVNNAEHENDGETLRQVIEVIFEKAKDEAAFSEMYARLCRKMMERISLNVRDEKIRSSDGQPIAGGMLLRRYLLNRCQEDFERGWSAKEAALASKAGEDKAASAASAENSGAASYSDQYYAAIKVKRQGLGLVRFIGELFKLQMLTERIMHECIKKLLSNVVNPEEEEIESLCKLLTTVGQSLDNPKARNHMDIYFERMQEMAKGSSINSRMQSVLQDVIELRARQWQPGPTPTFLRQNSNYSDSGRPDGTQLSTYRGASTTEPDGRPPMRAGDLSAFAKISRPSGILFGPSRVFGKKDENKRD; this is encoded by the exons ATGGAAGCGCCAAAAACAAG GAAAGATACGCTCTCGCTGAATCTTGTTAAACTTCTATTGGAACAACTCCAATCCAAAGAAGACCTCGATACTATTGCTCGCCAACTTGTGGCTCTAGTATCACCATTACAAGGACAGTCAAGGGTTGAACTCTGCACACAGATTTCTCGTCTTATTTTCGAACGTTATTCATATAATCCGGGAAAAGATTCTGCTGAGCTTTATACAGTACTCTGCCATTCTCTCTTGGCTTCCAAAAGACACGCACCCGTAGCTGGCACCTCCAATCAAATAGTTGTAGTTCACAATAAACTATTCAATCTCTGCATTAACTCAATAGCCCCTGTATCCCTGCCGGAAATTATCGTCCCAGGAAAACCAACACTTCTAGCAAGTGATGGCGGACTCGACTTGGCTGCCGGTTGTACTAAAGTCACCAAGTTGAGCATTGAGTCCATCTCTCATCTTGTTTCCAAGCTCTTTGAGTATGGATTGATATCAGTAGCTCAAGTGTATCAATGCACGTGCGAAATAACAAAACTCTCACCAACCCAATACGCAAAGGATGGGTTGCTAGGACTATGCACCTTACTAGAGACAGACGGTTATGGCCTAAATACCCCAATATGGGCCGCCGAGATCGAGCAACTACTTGAATGGGGCAAGAAAATAACTGCGGAACTCAATGCCGATGACCATGTCGTACAGAGAATGGAG GGAATTACTGCCAACCTGAAGGGGTCATCCTATTCCAAACTAGTGGTGAATACTCAGTACAGGGAGCTATCCATATCACCTTCTGGTTCTTGCCTTGATGAAAGCGACTTGGCCGAAAACAACTATGGCAGCCACCCACTTGAAACCCTAGTTGAACTATCGCTATCACCACATTCTCCATCTACCCAAGCACAACAATCAAAGTACCAGGTACTGGAATTGCTCCAGAAATTGAAAGCGAGGGACTTTGATAGGGTTTCAGAGAAAATTATCGAACACGTGAATAACGCTGAGCACGAGAATGATGGGGAAACACTAAGGCAGGTTATCGAGGTCATCTTCGAAAAGGCCAAGGACGAGGCTGCATTTAGCGAGATGTATGCTCGTCTGTGCCGCAAGATGATGGAGCGCATTTCTCTTAACGTTCGGGACGAGAAGATTCGCAGCTCGGATGGCCAACCAATCGCTGGTGGGATGCTACTCCGCAGGTACTTGCTTAACCGATGCCAAGAAGACTTCGAGCGCGGATGGAGCGCCAAGGAGGCCGCTCTTGCCTCGAAAGCAGGGGAAGACAAGGCTGCTTCGGCCGCGTCCGCCGAAAATAGCGGAGCGGCCTCGTATTCTGACCAGTATTATGCTGCCATCAAGGTCAAGCGTCAAGGTCTCGGTTTGGTCCGATTCATCGGTGAACTGTTCAAGTTGCAAATGTTGACGGAACGTATCATGCATGAATGTATCAAGAAGTTGCTTTCGAACGTGGTCAACcccgaagaagaggaaatcGAGAGCTTGTGTAAACTCTTGACGACCGTTGGGCAGAGCCTGGATAACCCCAAGGCGAGGAATCATATGGATATCTACTTCGAGCGTATGCAGGAGATGGCCAAGGGCAGCAGTATCAACTCTCGTATGCAGTCTGTGCTGCAG GATGTTATCGAACTCCGCGCACGACAATGGCAACCCGGTCCCACCCCCACCTTCCTTCGCCAGAATAGTAACTATTCCGATAGTGGTCGACCCGACGGAACCCAACTAAGCACATACCGCGGTGCTAGTACCACCGAGCCTGATGGCCGACCACCCATGCGTGCAGGCGATCTCTCTGCATTTGCCAAAATTTCCAGGCCAAGCGGTATCCTGTTCGGCCCTTCAAGGGTGTTTGGCAAGAAGGATGAAAACAAGCGCGATTAG